The following nucleotide sequence is from Solidesulfovibrio carbinolicus.
TCAATCAGGTGCGCATCAAGGGGCGCTATATTTCGGACGTCTTCATGGGCTTCCGCAAGTTCCCCCACGTCATCGTGGCCGTGCGCCACAGCCTGGACTCGGGCGAGTCGTTTATCGTGCGCGCCACGCTCGACACCCACCAGTTCGACAAGATCATCAGCTCCATGGGCCTGGAGCCGGGGTCCGACGCTTTTCTCTTAAACCGCGCCGGCATCCTCCAGACCGATTCCCAGCGTTTCGGCAAGGTCCTGGACCAATTCTCCCTGCCCATGCCGCCGCCGGCCTCGGAAGCCACCGTGCTCCAGCAGCAGGACGGCGAGGGCAACGACGTCTTTTTCGCCTACGCCTACTTCCCGGACAGCGACTTCGTCCTGGCCGCCATCAAGCCCAAGGCCCAGATGCTGCGCACCTGGTACACCGTGCGCGGCGATCTGGTCTTTATTTTCGGGGCCGGGGTGCTGGCTGTGTTTCTGGCCTCCTACAAGATCACCGACCAGCTCCTGCGCCGGATGCGCGAGGCCGAGGAGGCCCGGGAACTGGCGCTGCGCCAGGTGGAGCACAGCCAAAAGCTCTCCAGCATCGGCCGGCTGGCCGCCGGCGTGGCCCACGAGATCAACAATCCCCTGGCCGTCATCAACGAAAAGACCGGACTCATGCGCGACCTCATCGGGCTTCGCGACGATTTCCCGGACAAGGAGCGCTACCTGCTCCTGATTGATTCCGTGCTCAAGACCGTCATGCGCTGCCGCGACATCACCCGGCGCATGCTGGGCTTCGCCCGCCGCCTGGACGTGACCCTGGAAGAGATCAACATCAACGACGTGATCACCGAGACCAGCGGCTTTCTCAACCAGGAGGCCCTGCACCGCAAGATTGACCTGCATCTCGATCTTGATCCCGAGGTGACGGGCATCGTGTCCGACCGGGGGCAGCTCCAGCAGGTGTTTCTCAATATCTTAAATAACGCCCTGGCCGCCGTGCCCGACGGCGGACACATCGAGATCCACACCAGAGGCGACGCCGAAGGGGTCAGCGTCATTGTCCGCGACAACGGCTGCGGCATGAGCAAGGACACCATGGCCTGCATCTTCGAGCCGTTTTTCACCACCAAAAAGACCAAGGGCACCGGTCTTGGCCTGTCCATCACCTACGGCATCGTCAAGCGCCTGGGCGGCGAGATCGGCGTGGAGAGCGAGCTGGACAAAGGGACCGCGTTCACCCTGCGTTTTCCCAAACATCCCAAACACGAGGCCTAGCCATCATGCGCATGGAAGACGTCAATATACTGCTTGTGGACGATGAACGGGAATTTACCGCCACCCTGGCCGAACGCATGGAACTGCGCGGACTGACCGTGCGCTGCGTCTATTCCGGCGAAGAGGCGCTCAAGGAAATCGCCGCCGACAAACCCGACGTGGTGGTCATGGACGTCATGATGCCGGGACTCAAGGGCCTGGACATCCTGCGCCACATCAAGGCCACCAACCCGGAGATCCAGGTGATCCTTTTGACCGGCCAGGCCGGCACCCGCGACGGCATGGAAGGCATGAAGCTCGGGGCCTTCGATTACCTGCTCAAGCCCCTGGAACTCGACGCGCTTTTAGGCAAGATCGCCGAGGCCGCCGCCATCGGAGGCAAGGCGTAATGGACGCGTCCAAGGCCCCAAGCGCCGACGGCCGGTTTCTCGGCACGGTCACGGCCGCCGCCTGCCATGACCTCATGAACGTCTTTGCCACGTTCAATCAGGCCCTGGGCCTCATGGACGACTGCCTGGCCGCTGACGCCAAGACCACGCGCCGCACCTTTGGCATCAAGGGCGGGTTTGCCTACCGCGAGCGTTTCGTGGAGCTGACCGCCATGCTGCGCGGCCAGCTGGCCCGGGCCGTGGGGCTGACCGAAGCCCTGGCCCTGGCCGCCCACAGCCTGGACGGCCAGGGACGCGCCGCCGCCCCGCCCGAGGCCCTGGCGGCGCTTATGGCCCTGGCCGAGCGGCTGCTCAAGCGGCGCAAGATCACGGCCGAGGTCGCGCCCTGCGCCGAGGCCGCCCCTAGCTGGCCGCCCCTGCGCCGGGCGGACTACCTGGGGCCGGTCCTGGAGACGCTGCTGGCCTGCCTGCCCCATCTGCCCATGGGCGGGAAAATTTGTCTGTCCTGCCGGGCGGACGGGGACGCCCTGGCCGTGACCCTGACCCCCGGGGACGGGGAATTCCCCGACGAGGCCCTGGCCGCCGGGCTCTACGCCGCCCGGGCCGCCGGGGCCGCCGAGGCCGATGTCGCGCCCGGCAAGACATTGACCCTGGTTTTTCGGGAATCGCCCACGACACAACCGGCTTCGTGCCCGCCCCAAGCGGACGGGGCCTCATAACAGGAGACTGCCATGAAAAAGATCAAGCTGCTGCTGGTTGACGACGAGGAAAACTTCGTCAACACCCTGTCCGAGCGCCTGAAAATGCGCGACGTGCCGTCCCGGGTGGTCTACTCCGGCGAGGAAGCCCTGGAGGCCGTGGCCTCGGACGAACCCGACGTCGTGGTGCTCGACCTGCGCATGCCCGGCATCGACGGCATGGAAGTGCTGCGCAAGGTCCGGGCGGCCAAGCCCGACGTGCGCATCATCATCCTCACCGGCCACGGCACCGACGCCACCGAAGAGGAAGCCAAGAAGCTCGGCGCCTTCCACTACCACAAAAAGCCCGTCGAGATCGACGAACTGCTGGGCACCGTGAAAAAGGCCTACCGCGAGAAGATGGAAGACGCCATGGTGGCGGCCACCTTCGCCCAGGCCGGCGCGTTCGAGGAAGCCCAGCAGATTCTGGACGAGGACAAGGACTAACCGGGCCGGGACGCCTGCCGCCCGACCGCCGTCCGGCGCGGTCGGGCCGGGCGGGAGCGGGCCTTGGCGCGGGAGGGGCGCATGCCGATATCGGTCCTGCTCGTTGACGACGAGCCGCTGTACGCCTCGCTTCTGGCGCAGCGGCTCTCGGGCCGCGACTTCACTGTCGCCGTCGCCGCCGACGGGGACGAGGCCCTGACGACGGCTGCCGCGTCCCCGCCGGATCTGGTGCTGCTTGACGTCAATCTGCCCGGCAAAAGCGGCGTCGAAGTCCTGGCCGACCTCAAGCAGGCCGGGTTTGCCGGCGAGGCCCTCATGCTCACCGGCCAGGCCGGGGTGGAGTCGGCTGTTGCCGGCATGAAGCTTGGCGCGGCCGACTACCTGTCCAAGAGCATCGCCTTTGACGAGCTTGTGGCCGCCTTGCATCGGGCCTACGGCCGCAAGCTCGACCGGGCCGAGGCGGTCCGGGTTATCGAGGTGGAGCGTCTGGCCGGCCTGGGCCGGGTGGCCGAGGGCGCGGCCCACGAGATCAACAACCCGGTCAACATCATGACCACCCTGGCCGGCTGGATCGACGACCTGTGCGACGATCTGCCGCCCGAGGCGACCGGCACGGCGGCCGAGATCCGCCAGTCGGCCCGCCAGATCACGGCCCAGGGCGCGCGTATCAAGGCCGTGATGCTTGACCTGCTCAAGTGCGGCGGCCGCTTCGATCCGCGTCCCATCGAGCTGCCGGTCAAAAGCGCGGCCCAGGCCGTGTTCGACGACCGCACCGGCCGCATGGCCTCCCTGGGCCTTGGCGGGGACAACGCCGTGCCGGCCGATCTGCTCGTGCGCTTTGCCCCGGCCGCCTTTGACCTCGTCTGCTCGGCCCTGGTGGACAACGCCCTGGACGCCATGGCCGGCGGCCCGGGCACGGTGCGGGTGGAAGCCGTGGTCGTGGGCGGGGAGTTCGTTCTCACGGTCAGCGACGACGGCCCGGGCATTGACGAGGCC
It contains:
- a CDS encoding sensor histidine kinase, which encodes MFGDAIKRQLSGLGGSDAVVPPGMYRTLRRKITALMLLTAAIPLAIMAWLNYHEYQKALSREIQNPLRVIVNKSKNSFELFLAERTSAVGFIAQAYSFKELADEKDLARILKILQTEYVGFVDIGLINDKGELVNYVGPYNLKGHNYAEQTWFNQVRIKGRYISDVFMGFRKFPHVIVAVRHSLDSGESFIVRATLDTHQFDKIISSMGLEPGSDAFLLNRAGILQTDSQRFGKVLDQFSLPMPPPASEATVLQQQDGEGNDVFFAYAYFPDSDFVLAAIKPKAQMLRTWYTVRGDLVFIFGAGVLAVFLASYKITDQLLRRMREAEEARELALRQVEHSQKLSSIGRLAAGVAHEINNPLAVINEKTGLMRDLIGLRDDFPDKERYLLLIDSVLKTVMRCRDITRRMLGFARRLDVTLEEININDVITETSGFLNQEALHRKIDLHLDLDPEVTGIVSDRGQLQQVFLNILNNALAAVPDGGHIEIHTRGDAEGVSVIVRDNGCGMSKDTMACIFEPFFTTKKTKGTGLGLSITYGIVKRLGGEIGVESELDKGTAFTLRFPKHPKHEA
- a CDS encoding response regulator; the protein is MRMEDVNILLVDDEREFTATLAERMELRGLTVRCVYSGEEALKEIAADKPDVVVMDVMMPGLKGLDILRHIKATNPEIQVILLTGQAGTRDGMEGMKLGAFDYLLKPLELDALLGKIAEAAAIGGKA
- a CDS encoding response regulator, producing MKKIKLLLVDDEENFVNTLSERLKMRDVPSRVVYSGEEALEAVASDEPDVVVLDLRMPGIDGMEVLRKVRAAKPDVRIIILTGHGTDATEEEAKKLGAFHYHKKPVEIDELLGTVKKAYREKMEDAMVAATFAQAGAFEEAQQILDEDKD
- a CDS encoding sensor histidine kinase, coding for MPISVLLVDDEPLYASLLAQRLSGRDFTVAVAADGDEALTTAAASPPDLVLLDVNLPGKSGVEVLADLKQAGFAGEALMLTGQAGVESAVAGMKLGAADYLSKSIAFDELVAALHRAYGRKLDRAEAVRVIEVERLAGLGRVAEGAAHEINNPVNIMTTLAGWIDDLCDDLPPEATGTAAEIRQSARQITAQGARIKAVMLDLLKCGGRFDPRPIELPVKSAAQAVFDDRTGRMASLGLGGDNAVPADLLVRFAPAAFDLVCSALVDNALDAMAGGPGTVRVEAVVVGGEFVLTVSDDGPGIDEAIAPRIFEPFFSTRDSKAHSGLGLAAARGVARSLGGDIAYEHPVQGGCRFIARFPLA